Below is a genomic region from Bacillus pumilus.
TAATGGGTAGTGAAGACTATTACAATAGTCCCTGTTGTATATTTAAAACTTGGCTAACTGTCTTTGTGATAGTTAGTCCTTTTTATTTGATCCATTCAGATAGTGATAAGCGTTCTTAATTCTTAATAACTCAATATATTTTATAACATCTTTAATATCACTCTCACTTAAACCTGTGACATTGAATTCTCTTATACGAGTTGATCCATTATCCAATTCAATAGCGTCTTGTGCAGGAGAATCATCAAATCTAAAAATGTTTAACAAGTCTCTATTTGGTATCTCTAATGCAGTTCCTATTTTCTTAATAGTTTTATATGCAGGTTTTTTTTGTCCAGATTCTAACATTGAGATATAAGAAACTGACAATCCTGTTTCTGAAGCTAGTTGCGTTTTTGTCCACTTTTTCTCTTTTCTTTTTTCCTCAACTATTTTTGCAAAATCAAATTCTTCATCCAATTTCGGTACACCTCATTCACCTTTGATTGAGTTAATAATTCCAGCAAAATTTCACTAGTGGTGAAAAAATTCACTTTTAGTGAAAAAAGTTCTTTACTAAAGTGAAAAATAGTGCTAATATACAATCAAAGCTAATCTTGGTAATCTTTATAGTAGTTGGGTATAATTATCTATTGGCGTAGATAGTTTTAATAATACTGACACGGGATTACTACATAATAATATACTTTTTTGAGAAATTTTACAATTTTTCTGTATTAATTAGGAAAACATAACAAAAAAAGGGCGATCAATAAAAAGGCTGGTAACCAATTTATTGATATAGCTCACAAAAACAGTGGCATCTGTTGAGTGAACTTGCCCCATTGTTGTATTAGACATACAACACTACCCACTATAATTATTTTTAATTACTTTGTCTAGTGTGTAGTTATATGTTTGTCTTTACAATTTTTGGAGCTGTCAGTCATTATGCCTGGCAGCTTTTTTATTTAAGGAGGATCTTTTGTGAAAAAGAAAAATGCAA
It encodes:
- a CDS encoding helix-turn-helix domain-containing protein, whose protein sequence is MDEEFDFAKIVEEKRKEKKWTKTQLASETGLSVSYISMLESGQKKPAYKTIKKIGTALEIPNRDLLNIFRFDDSPAQDAIELDNGSTRIREFNVTGLSESDIKDVIKYIELLRIKNAYHYLNGSNKKD